The Haemorhous mexicanus isolate bHaeMex1 chromosome 8, bHaeMex1.pri, whole genome shotgun sequence genome includes a window with the following:
- the HEG1 gene encoding protein HEG homolog 1 isoform X3 produces MEGAGRLFSDVIESSHQERSSSPEIRTAGAPVELVTMLAGSREWAPLPARHGAVPAASRVTGHTGPPASDGDVTPPGAGSPENPSAGTVTHLLTHSHPPDPGSHHHAAGWLGRGKRALAAPSTPAAAAGTPLGSEAISTDLAEGTQGGHHGVWNVSVFNTMRTVLQPSSSEPLHPGTDSLSQPVSSWVGTELGTAAASASPSGSSPSSALPGSLGQPQASSQASSTQTGAEHIMLHPRGVTGNLPSPLLTASPPTDKAFGGVGSSYQPSNSSAAERFGSDFPTTSTSISTTAAKGGGTTLRSLPASTRLVTMAEISTSGTEITSSSAQSQTPGVSVGAQSDGGRGVTDPLLSGLPSLSGSASTTSSSNYELPKIIPGAEEVTVHLDIQAADTSSMAVGTLMSPEDGHTAGVTRDSATSSNPTSSLGRTSSSLRTGTHHPNSSREATDLAGPAGTPLLTSSLSASEGPFRGVRSSHQPVAEKTSLTSSASSTPISATSSSGGRPPRSASGSSPWAAAKGSTSSSAMYRTLGTTQSLSTSSGRETSRAQGSTGMTDFTEVAGSPLTHSGSPLEGPSPATGSSHVSFSVVSTERRNNFLTTSTSISTAGTKGGGRTLRSLPASTTLAQTTEVSTPGTEDISIPGHSQSSLGARGGGSRGTTLSFVNPLLTGSPSAPDSTSPADKTSATGGHLPLTSTPSVVRTATKEESSTVLVLDTHGASSATGSSAPSPPHTSTLDTVLLSSPAAEPGTQSQVSQSGAGLTELPTKLLPAFSPSVSVPSPSATLFVHKEGTPQAPGGRSMWSTKAESLTSQLDTAGDTHTGPVPLSTAWPPERHVPSGQAGSSEPKVTLSSKVFTYFSAAAEPSTIGSSHRSLSSSGAEKRMSSPITDPMYSSPTSAGAEESMLTDGTLASGMESSSSHAGASSSPGPSEPALVGQGRTANTSTSSGGFTGFATETVFVPSAKIPTYSSFQNDLTNFSGSHQPVSSSDPEKRTSVSHTDGTYISTTYTRGGERTLLSISNSSTSADSSESSTFFSEISSPFDASQSSVAHDRQTNTSNSSSFVEPSTEPLLVHPSKPSMSASTGSIENTTLFNTASELLTADSSSLSSSTFSASYSLSSLQHLLSSTPPPTHLFTLSESPEPRSPSVMASSPPLQALPSSLPTSSLPSPSYSLASLLSVFSSPSSISQSSESDQASTTLATVRQVPSTAATARSSPRETNKPSVTRQPQKSTSFTPTRSPLPTEPMELLGGRVVSVSAPVTVTETASPRDATTQGDSFGKATPLLTTASVAPQAGPTDAPLSPSPSVTNHSSIVPTVAVTTVKPPVLTTPSGHRPTPGEASTMQDHRTQTPTATKRSYTTGKSTEAMGPTTAKPGKVTEENIPVTSPSEAPPTTKTTGSIATTLAATKPTTASLPSSTVGLRTSAPATEVDKCLSNPCPALATCNNTHGSYICTCPLGYELEKGKCNLVRIFIGQVPLKLNTTHGKYTELFHVEREILEVLNASLSGLPGYHHSTVKASREANFVHVSVQSTFSFASNVTFFDVISSVKSYIRACKSPTEACQFISSLKSLHRAGSLCRQKDPECDKETSECTDFDGVALCQCKSGYFKYNKMDHSCRACEDGYKLENETCVSCPFGLGGFNCGNPYQLITVVIAAAGGGLLLIMGIALIVTCCRKNKNDISKLIFKSGDFQMSPYAEYPKNPRAQEWGRETIEMQENGSTKNLLQMTDVYYSPTGLRNPELERNGLYPPYTGLPGSRHSCIYPGQYNPSFISDETRRRDYF; encoded by the exons TCATTGAAAGCAGCCATCAGGAGAGAAGTTCAAGCCCAGAGATAAGGACTGCTGGTGCTCCTGTGGAGTTGGTGACGatgctggctgggagcagggagtgggcACCACTGCCTGCCAGGCacggggcagtgccagctgcaagCAGGGTCACAGGGCACACTGGGCCCCCTGCCAGTGATGGGGATGTCACccctccaggagcaggatcCCCAGAGAACCCATCTGCTGGGACAGTGACCCACCTGCTCACCCACAGCCATCCTCCTG ACCCTGGAAGCCATCACCATGCTGCAGGCTGGCTGGGGAGAGGCAagagggctctggctgctcccagcacccctgcagctgctgcggGGACACCACTGGGCTCAGAAGCCATCAGCACTGATTtggctgaggggacacagggagggcaCCATGGGGTCTGGAACGTGTCAGTGTTTAACACCATGAGGACAGTGCTGCAACCTTCATCTTCAGAACCTCTTCACCCAG GCACTGACAGCCTCTCTCAACCCGTGAGCAGCTgggtgggcacagagctgggcactgcagctgcttcagcCAGCCCCtcggggagcagccccagctctgccctccctggctccctgggacagccccaggcctCCTCCCAAGCCTCAAGTACCCAGACTGGTGCCGAGCACATCATGCTACACCCCAGGGGTGTCACAGGGAACTTGCCCAGCCCTTTGCTGACTGCATCACCTCCCACGGACAAGGCCTTCGGAG GCGTTGGAAGCAGCTACCAGCCATCCAACAGCTCGGCTGCGGAGAGGTTCGGTTCGGATTTCcccaccaccagcacctccaTTTCTACAACAGCTGCCAAGGGTGGAGGGACGACCTTAAGGTCTCTGCcagccagcaccaggctggTCACCATGGCAGAGATTTCCACCTCTGGGACTGAAATCACCAGCTCTTCAGCCCAGAGCCAGACCCCGGGCGTGTCTGTGGGTGCCCAGAGTGATGGAGGCAGAGGTGTCACAGACCCATTGCTCTCAGGCTTGCCCTCCCTTTCAGGAAGTGCTTCCACAA CTTCTAGCAGTAATTATGAACTCCCCAAGATCATCCCAGGTGCAGAGGAGGTGACAGTGCACTTGGACATCCAGGCTGCTGACACGTCCAGCATGGCAGTGGGGACGCTGATGTCCCCAGAAGATGGCCACACAGCTGGAGTGACAAGGGactctgccaccagcagcaaCCCCACAAGCTCCTTGGGCAGGACCTCCTCTTCCTTGAGGACTGGGACACATCATCCCAACAGCTCACGGGAAGCCACCGATCTCGCAGGCCCTGCTGGGACTCCTTTGCTCACAAGCTCCCTCTCTGCCTCTGAAGGTCCTTTCCGAG GTGTCAGAAGCAGCCATCAACCAGTGGCAGAGAAAACCTCCCTCacttcctctgcctccagcactCCCATTTCAGCCACATCCAGCAGTGGGGGGAGGCCACCCAGGTCTGCCTcgggcagcagcccctgggcagcagccaagGGCTCCACGTCCAGCAGTGCCATGTACAGGACCTTGGGCACAACCCAATCCTTGTCCACATCTTCTGGGAGAGAGACCTCCAGAGCTCAGGGGTCCACAGGAATGACAGATTTCACTGAGGTGGCAGGCTCTCCCCTAACACACTCTGGCTCTCCTTTGGAAGGTCCTTCCCCAG CTACTGGAAGCAGCCATGTGTCATTCAGTGTCGTGTCaacagagagaagaaacaaTTTCCTCACCACCAGCACCTCCATTTCCACAGCAGGCACCAAGGGTGGAGGGAGGACGTTAAGGTCTCTGCCAGCCAGCACCACCCTGGCCCAAACAACAGAGGTTTCCACCCCTGGTACTGAAGACATCAGCATTCCAGGCCATTCCCAGTCTTCTTTGGGAGCCCgtggtggtggcagcagaggtACCACCCTGTCTTTTGTGAACCCATTGCTCACAGGCTCACCATCTGCTCCAGACAGCACTTCCCCAG CAGACAAGACCTCAGCAACGGGAGGACACCTGCCTCTCACCAGCACACCCAGTGTGGTGAGAACTGCCACCaaggaggagagcagcacagtgcttGTGTTGGACACCCATGGAGCTTCCAGTgccacagggagctctgctccctctccccctcACACCAGCACCCTGGACACGGTCCTGCTGtcctcaccagcagcagagcctgggacccAGAGTCAGGTTTCACAGAGTGGGGCAGGACTCACTGAGCTTCCAAcaaagctgctgcctgcatTCTCTCCCAGCGTTTCAGTGCCTTCACCTTCAGCCACACTCTTCGTCCACAAGGAGGGGACACCTCAAGCCCCAGGTGGCCGCAGCATGTGGAGCACAAAAGCAGAAAGCCTCACATctcagctggacacagctggggacacccacaCCGGCCCTGTCCCACTCTCCACGGCATGGCCTCCAGAGAGACATGTGCCATCTGGCCAAGCAGGGTCCTCAGAGCCCAAGGTCACCCTTTCATCCAAGGTCTTCACCTActtctcagctgctgctgaacctTCCA CTATTGGCAGCAGCCATCGCTCCCTAAGCAGCTCAGGTGCTGAGAAGAGGATGTCCAGCCCCATCACGGATCCCATGTACAGTTCACCCACGTCTGCGGGCGCTGAGGAGAGCATGCTGACAGATGGCACTCTGGCCAGTGGCATGGAGAGCTCTTCTTCCCATGCTGGAGcttccagctctccagggcCATCTGAGCCAGCATtggtggggcagggcaggacagccaACACCTCCACCAGCAGCGGGGGTTTCACGGGCTTTGCGACAGAGACGGTGTTTGTACCTTCTGCCAAGATACCCACTTATTCTTCTTTCCAAAATGATCTCACAA ACTTTTCAGGTAGCCATCAGCCAGTCAGTAGCAGTGATCCTGAGAAAAGGACCTCGGTCTCTCACACAGACGGCACATACATTTCAACCACATACaccagaggaggagaaaggacCCTCCTGTCTATCTccaacagcagcacctctgctgaCTCCTCAGAAAGttccacctttttttctgaaatttccaGCCCTTTTGATGCCTCACAATCATCCGTGGCTCATGACAGGCAGACCAATACATCAAACAGTAGCAGTTTTGTTGAGCCATCTACGGAGCCGTTGCTGGTGCACCCTTCCAAACCATCAATGTCTGCTTCTACAGGCAGCATAGAAAATACAACTCTGTTCAACACTGCCTCTGAGTTGTTGACCGCTGACAGCTCATCTCTGTCTTCCTCAACATTTTCAGCCTCTTACTCACTGTCATCACTGCAGCACTTGCTGTCATCAACACCACCACCAACTCATCTGTTTACACTGTCAGAATCACCTGAGCCACGCTCGCCCTCTGTGATGGCATCTTCACCCCCTCTGCAGGCTTTGCCGTCCTCCTTGCCCACTTCCTCCTTGCCCTCCCCATCTTACTCATTAGCATCTTTATTGTCTGTGTTTTCATCACCCTCATCCATCTCGCAGTCCAGTGAGAGCGATCAAGCAAGCACCACTCTGGCTACGGTCAGGCAGGTGCCCTCCACAgctgccacagccaggagctcaCCCAGAGAGACCAACAAGCCCAGTGTCACACGCCAGCCCCAAAAAAGCACCTCCTTCACTCCCACCAGGTCACCTCTCCCTACAGAACCCATGGAGCTGCTTGGTGGACGTGTCGTGTCCGTGTCCGCTCCCGTGACAGTAACAGAGACTGCCTCGCCCAGAGATGCCACCACCCAAGGGGACAGCTTTGGGAAGGCAACACCGCTGCTCACCACAGCCAGTGTTGCTCCACAGGCTGGTCCAACAGATGCACCCCTTAGTCCCTCACCAAGTGTAACAAATCACAGCAGCATTGTCCCCACAGTGGCAGTGACCACGGTGAAACCTCCTGTGCTGACAACACCGTCCGGTCACCGGCCCACCCCAGGTGAGGCCAGCACCATGCAAGACCACAGGACCCAGACACCCACTGCCACTAAGCGCAGTTATACCACTGGTAAAAGCACAGAAGCCATGGGTCCCACCACTGCAAAGCCTGGTAAAGTCACTGAGGAAAACATCCCCGTTACAAGTCCTTCTGAAGCACCTCCAACCACCAAGACCACTGGGAGCATTGCAACGACTTTGGCTGCTACCAAACCAACCACTGCTTCTCTGCCAAGCAGCACAGTTGGGCTGAGAACGTCAGCTCCAGCTACAG aGGTGGATAAATGTCTTTCCAACCCTTGTCCTGCGCTGGCCACCTGCAACAACACCCATGGCTCCTATATCTGTACGTGTCCTCTTGGATATgagctggaaaaaggaaagtgcAATTTAG TGAGAATATTTATTGGCCAGGTTCCCCTGAAACTTAATACCACCCATGGGAAGTACACAGAGCTCTTCCATGTCGAGAGGGAGATCCTGGAGGTG CTCAATGCATCGCTGTCAGGCTTGCCAGGATACCACCACTCCACAGTTAAGGCAAGCAG ggaGGCAAATTTTGTGCATGTTTCAGTGCAATCCACGTTCTCTTTTGCATCCAATGTGACTTTCTTCGATGTTATCAGCAGTGTGAAAAGCTACATTCGAGCTTGCAAATCCCCCACTGAAGCCTGCCAGTTCATTTCAAGCCTGAAATCACTCCACAGAG ctggcagcctgtgcagaCAGAAGGACCCTGAATGTGACAAGGAAACTTCAGAATGCACCGACTTTGATGGGGTTGCTCTCTGCCAGTGCAAAAGTGGGTACTTCAAATACAACAAGATGGACCACTCCTGCAGAG CCTGTGAAGATGGATATAAGCTGGAAAACGAGACGTGTGTGAG CTGCCCCTTTGGCTTGGGTGGATTCAACTGTGGAAACC CCTATCAGCTCATCACGGTGGTGATTGCAGCTGCGGGAGGGGGACTGCTGCTGATCATGGGCATAG
- the HEG1 gene encoding protein HEG homolog 1 isoform X4 codes for MPAACTLLLLLGLGLVPVPPAGSLPLASPRRLPPPPPPPPPSRNRLGRPPSLPAAGHAGSPVIESSHQERSSSPEIRTAGAPVELVTMLAGSREWAPLPARHGAVPAASRVTGHTGPPASDGDVTPPGAGSPENPSAGTVTHLLTHSHPPDPGSHHHAAGWLGRGKRALAAPSTPAAAAGTPLGSEAISTDLAEGTQGGHHGVWNVSVFNTMRTVLQPSSSEPLHPGTDSLSQPVSSWVGTELGTAAASASPSGSSPSSALPGSLGQPQASSQASSTQTGAEHIMLHPRGVTGNLPSPLLTASPPTDKAFGGVGSSYQPSNSSAAERFGSDFPTTSTSISTTAAKGGGTTLRSLPASTRLVTMAEISTSGTEITSSSAQSQTPGVSVGAQSDGGRGVTDPLLSGLPSLSGSASTTSSSNYELPKIIPGAEEVTVHLDIQAADTSSMAVGTLMSPEDGHTAGVTRDSATSSNPTSSLGRTSSSLRTGTHHPNSSREATDLAGPAGTPLLTSSLSASEGPFRGVRSSHQPVAEKTSLTSSASSTPISATSSSGGRPPRSASGSSPWAAAKGSTSSSAMYRTLGTTQSLSTSSGRETSRAQGSTGMTDFTEVAGSPLTHSGSPLEGPSPATGSSHVSFSVVSTERRNNFLTTSTSISTAGTKGGGRTLRSLPASTTLAQTTEVSTPGTEDISIPGHSQSSLGARGGGSRGTTLSFVNPLLTGSPSAPDSTSPADKTSATGGHLPLTSTPSVVRTATKEESSTVLVLDTHGASSATGSSAPSPPHTSTLDTVLLSSPAAEPGTQSQVSQSGAGLTELPTKLLPAFSPSVSVPSPSATLFVHKEGTPQAPGGRSMWSTKAESLTSQLDTAGDTHTGPVPLSTAWPPERHVPSGQAGSSEPKVTLSSKVFTYFSAAAEPSTIGSSHRSLSSSGAEKRMSSPITDPMYSSPTSAGAEESMLTDGTLASGMESSSSHAGASSSPGPSEPALVGQGRTANTSTSSGGFTGFATETVFVPSAKIPTYSSFQNDLTNFSGSHQPVSSSDPEKRTSVSHTDGTYISTTYTRGGERTLLSISNSSTSADSSESSTFFSEISSPFDASQSSVAHDRQTNTSNSSSFVEPSTEPLLVHPSKPSMSASTGSIENTTLFNTASELLTADSSSLSSSTFSASYSLSSLQHLLSSTPPPTHLFTLSESPEPRSPSVMASSPPLQALPSSLPTSSLPSPSYSLASLLSVFSSPSSISQSSESDQASTTLATVRQVPSTAATARSSPRETNKPSVTRQPQKSTSFTPTRSPLPTEPMELLGGRVVSVSAPVTVTETASPRDATTQGDSFGKATPLLTTASVAPQAGPTDAPLSPSPSVTNHSSIVPTVAVTTVKPPVLTTPSGHRPTPGEASTMQDHRTQTPTATKRSYTTGKSTEAMGPTTAKPGKVTEENIPVTSPSEAPPTTKTTGSIATTLAATKPTTASLPSSTVGLRTSAPATEVDKCLSNPCPALATCNNTHGSYICTCPLGYELEKGKCNLVRIFIGQVPLKLNTTHGKYTELFHVEREILEVLNASLSGLPGYHHSTVKASREANFVHVSVQSTFSFASNVTFFDVISSVKSYIRACKSPTEACQFISSLKSLHRAGSLCRQKDPECDKETSECTDFDGVALCQCKSGYFKYNKMDHSCRACEDGYKLENETCVSCPFGLGGFNCGNPYQLITVVIAAAGGGLLLIMGIALIVTCCRQLD; via the exons TCATTGAAAGCAGCCATCAGGAGAGAAGTTCAAGCCCAGAGATAAGGACTGCTGGTGCTCCTGTGGAGTTGGTGACGatgctggctgggagcagggagtgggcACCACTGCCTGCCAGGCacggggcagtgccagctgcaagCAGGGTCACAGGGCACACTGGGCCCCCTGCCAGTGATGGGGATGTCACccctccaggagcaggatcCCCAGAGAACCCATCTGCTGGGACAGTGACCCACCTGCTCACCCACAGCCATCCTCCTG ACCCTGGAAGCCATCACCATGCTGCAGGCTGGCTGGGGAGAGGCAagagggctctggctgctcccagcacccctgcagctgctgcggGGACACCACTGGGCTCAGAAGCCATCAGCACTGATTtggctgaggggacacagggagggcaCCATGGGGTCTGGAACGTGTCAGTGTTTAACACCATGAGGACAGTGCTGCAACCTTCATCTTCAGAACCTCTTCACCCAG GCACTGACAGCCTCTCTCAACCCGTGAGCAGCTgggtgggcacagagctgggcactgcagctgcttcagcCAGCCCCtcggggagcagccccagctctgccctccctggctccctgggacagccccaggcctCCTCCCAAGCCTCAAGTACCCAGACTGGTGCCGAGCACATCATGCTACACCCCAGGGGTGTCACAGGGAACTTGCCCAGCCCTTTGCTGACTGCATCACCTCCCACGGACAAGGCCTTCGGAG GCGTTGGAAGCAGCTACCAGCCATCCAACAGCTCGGCTGCGGAGAGGTTCGGTTCGGATTTCcccaccaccagcacctccaTTTCTACAACAGCTGCCAAGGGTGGAGGGACGACCTTAAGGTCTCTGCcagccagcaccaggctggTCACCATGGCAGAGATTTCCACCTCTGGGACTGAAATCACCAGCTCTTCAGCCCAGAGCCAGACCCCGGGCGTGTCTGTGGGTGCCCAGAGTGATGGAGGCAGAGGTGTCACAGACCCATTGCTCTCAGGCTTGCCCTCCCTTTCAGGAAGTGCTTCCACAA CTTCTAGCAGTAATTATGAACTCCCCAAGATCATCCCAGGTGCAGAGGAGGTGACAGTGCACTTGGACATCCAGGCTGCTGACACGTCCAGCATGGCAGTGGGGACGCTGATGTCCCCAGAAGATGGCCACACAGCTGGAGTGACAAGGGactctgccaccagcagcaaCCCCACAAGCTCCTTGGGCAGGACCTCCTCTTCCTTGAGGACTGGGACACATCATCCCAACAGCTCACGGGAAGCCACCGATCTCGCAGGCCCTGCTGGGACTCCTTTGCTCACAAGCTCCCTCTCTGCCTCTGAAGGTCCTTTCCGAG GTGTCAGAAGCAGCCATCAACCAGTGGCAGAGAAAACCTCCCTCacttcctctgcctccagcactCCCATTTCAGCCACATCCAGCAGTGGGGGGAGGCCACCCAGGTCTGCCTcgggcagcagcccctgggcagcagccaagGGCTCCACGTCCAGCAGTGCCATGTACAGGACCTTGGGCACAACCCAATCCTTGTCCACATCTTCTGGGAGAGAGACCTCCAGAGCTCAGGGGTCCACAGGAATGACAGATTTCACTGAGGTGGCAGGCTCTCCCCTAACACACTCTGGCTCTCCTTTGGAAGGTCCTTCCCCAG CTACTGGAAGCAGCCATGTGTCATTCAGTGTCGTGTCaacagagagaagaaacaaTTTCCTCACCACCAGCACCTCCATTTCCACAGCAGGCACCAAGGGTGGAGGGAGGACGTTAAGGTCTCTGCCAGCCAGCACCACCCTGGCCCAAACAACAGAGGTTTCCACCCCTGGTACTGAAGACATCAGCATTCCAGGCCATTCCCAGTCTTCTTTGGGAGCCCgtggtggtggcagcagaggtACCACCCTGTCTTTTGTGAACCCATTGCTCACAGGCTCACCATCTGCTCCAGACAGCACTTCCCCAG CAGACAAGACCTCAGCAACGGGAGGACACCTGCCTCTCACCAGCACACCCAGTGTGGTGAGAACTGCCACCaaggaggagagcagcacagtgcttGTGTTGGACACCCATGGAGCTTCCAGTgccacagggagctctgctccctctccccctcACACCAGCACCCTGGACACGGTCCTGCTGtcctcaccagcagcagagcctgggacccAGAGTCAGGTTTCACAGAGTGGGGCAGGACTCACTGAGCTTCCAAcaaagctgctgcctgcatTCTCTCCCAGCGTTTCAGTGCCTTCACCTTCAGCCACACTCTTCGTCCACAAGGAGGGGACACCTCAAGCCCCAGGTGGCCGCAGCATGTGGAGCACAAAAGCAGAAAGCCTCACATctcagctggacacagctggggacacccacaCCGGCCCTGTCCCACTCTCCACGGCATGGCCTCCAGAGAGACATGTGCCATCTGGCCAAGCAGGGTCCTCAGAGCCCAAGGTCACCCTTTCATCCAAGGTCTTCACCTActtctcagctgctgctgaacctTCCA CTATTGGCAGCAGCCATCGCTCCCTAAGCAGCTCAGGTGCTGAGAAGAGGATGTCCAGCCCCATCACGGATCCCATGTACAGTTCACCCACGTCTGCGGGCGCTGAGGAGAGCATGCTGACAGATGGCACTCTGGCCAGTGGCATGGAGAGCTCTTCTTCCCATGCTGGAGcttccagctctccagggcCATCTGAGCCAGCATtggtggggcagggcaggacagccaACACCTCCACCAGCAGCGGGGGTTTCACGGGCTTTGCGACAGAGACGGTGTTTGTACCTTCTGCCAAGATACCCACTTATTCTTCTTTCCAAAATGATCTCACAA ACTTTTCAGGTAGCCATCAGCCAGTCAGTAGCAGTGATCCTGAGAAAAGGACCTCGGTCTCTCACACAGACGGCACATACATTTCAACCACATACaccagaggaggagaaaggacCCTCCTGTCTATCTccaacagcagcacctctgctgaCTCCTCAGAAAGttccacctttttttctgaaatttccaGCCCTTTTGATGCCTCACAATCATCCGTGGCTCATGACAGGCAGACCAATACATCAAACAGTAGCAGTTTTGTTGAGCCATCTACGGAGCCGTTGCTGGTGCACCCTTCCAAACCATCAATGTCTGCTTCTACAGGCAGCATAGAAAATACAACTCTGTTCAACACTGCCTCTGAGTTGTTGACCGCTGACAGCTCATCTCTGTCTTCCTCAACATTTTCAGCCTCTTACTCACTGTCATCACTGCAGCACTTGCTGTCATCAACACCACCACCAACTCATCTGTTTACACTGTCAGAATCACCTGAGCCACGCTCGCCCTCTGTGATGGCATCTTCACCCCCTCTGCAGGCTTTGCCGTCCTCCTTGCCCACTTCCTCCTTGCCCTCCCCATCTTACTCATTAGCATCTTTATTGTCTGTGTTTTCATCACCCTCATCCATCTCGCAGTCCAGTGAGAGCGATCAAGCAAGCACCACTCTGGCTACGGTCAGGCAGGTGCCCTCCACAgctgccacagccaggagctcaCCCAGAGAGACCAACAAGCCCAGTGTCACACGCCAGCCCCAAAAAAGCACCTCCTTCACTCCCACCAGGTCACCTCTCCCTACAGAACCCATGGAGCTGCTTGGTGGACGTGTCGTGTCCGTGTCCGCTCCCGTGACAGTAACAGAGACTGCCTCGCCCAGAGATGCCACCACCCAAGGGGACAGCTTTGGGAAGGCAACACCGCTGCTCACCACAGCCAGTGTTGCTCCACAGGCTGGTCCAACAGATGCACCCCTTAGTCCCTCACCAAGTGTAACAAATCACAGCAGCATTGTCCCCACAGTGGCAGTGACCACGGTGAAACCTCCTGTGCTGACAACACCGTCCGGTCACCGGCCCACCCCAGGTGAGGCCAGCACCATGCAAGACCACAGGACCCAGACACCCACTGCCACTAAGCGCAGTTATACCACTGGTAAAAGCACAGAAGCCATGGGTCCCACCACTGCAAAGCCTGGTAAAGTCACTGAGGAAAACATCCCCGTTACAAGTCCTTCTGAAGCACCTCCAACCACCAAGACCACTGGGAGCATTGCAACGACTTTGGCTGCTACCAAACCAACCACTGCTTCTCTGCCAAGCAGCACAGTTGGGCTGAGAACGTCAGCTCCAGCTACAG aGGTGGATAAATGTCTTTCCAACCCTTGTCCTGCGCTGGCCACCTGCAACAACACCCATGGCTCCTATATCTGTACGTGTCCTCTTGGATATgagctggaaaaaggaaagtgcAATTTAG TGAGAATATTTATTGGCCAGGTTCCCCTGAAACTTAATACCACCCATGGGAAGTACACAGAGCTCTTCCATGTCGAGAGGGAGATCCTGGAGGTG CTCAATGCATCGCTGTCAGGCTTGCCAGGATACCACCACTCCACAGTTAAGGCAAGCAG ggaGGCAAATTTTGTGCATGTTTCAGTGCAATCCACGTTCTCTTTTGCATCCAATGTGACTTTCTTCGATGTTATCAGCAGTGTGAAAAGCTACATTCGAGCTTGCAAATCCCCCACTGAAGCCTGCCAGTTCATTTCAAGCCTGAAATCACTCCACAGAG ctggcagcctgtgcagaCAGAAGGACCCTGAATGTGACAAGGAAACTTCAGAATGCACCGACTTTGATGGGGTTGCTCTCTGCCAGTGCAAAAGTGGGTACTTCAAATACAACAAGATGGACCACTCCTGCAGAG CCTGTGAAGATGGATATAAGCTGGAAAACGAGACGTGTGTGAG CTGCCCCTTTGGCTTGGGTGGATTCAACTGTGGAAACC CCTATCAGCTCATCACGGTGGTGATTGCAGCTGCGGGAGGGGGACTGCTGCTGATCATGGGCATAG